In Brevibacillus brevis, a genomic segment contains:
- a CDS encoding carboxypeptidase regulatory-like domain-containing protein, giving the protein MAYPADNQFIPFSLGGVPFGDVPNDESPGSADIVGDATFPAVFLAYDGTTLYFRMRVNEDPRNSQKTGFQNFAWGYLINTNGVAGTYQWMLGVQGLRNRIALIQNTIVQANSWNDPAEGTDGNGTPNWQSPIINFDTARVRLTGDGSNFGGTPDYFIDLVMPAAAFLSTLSINTLTSLRFIPFSSANDNNYNKDSLRASEGFAFTAAFSNPGTVAVSDVRAGLAIDKQLTGGPGNVTTGQVSQWTGSIVVSNPGKSQANNVVVNDLIELDQITAITVNSASTGSVVYNPLTKVLSWTLGNVAAGATATLAFTVSGIYTNSSGGTRSLDTAMVSGLDSFSGGKIAPVQDQIFLNVIASGSIAGVVLDQATNFPLAGATAELFDSSLALVGTTTSNADGAYSFAGLTPATYSLAVSLPTYDQKIQIATVSLGQTTHATVLLSPTPGSIAGTVTIQGAAPIAGALVKLVNGAGVTVSQVATGASGTYQFAGIAPGAYTVTVSADACQSNSAAVNVGKAQSTTHDVVLQPLPAQLSGAVTGPGNVPVVGALVEVLSQSGMPVTEAATDGTGAYLLNKLTAGVYQVRASAAGFSAQYAGVSLVPGDAKILSFRLSALPGTVSGTVTDGETSADLAFASVKVVTTGGVIVGSTLTDINGEYTLSSIPPGSYALVVVAQGYASKTVGIQVSAGGTTQADLALEFLAGVLSGTMTDTAMNPIANGTVTVSKGAVPIAHALTDAAGGFSFPHLAPDSYLVTANADTFATVTLGATIYPMQMTILSMVLLSTAGALAGQVVDSSGQPIQGALVTVRENVPGGPVAASVLTDGNGQYGVPGLLPQSYAVMVSAADKATYVTAAVIQSGATTTLNAQLADLPGSIFGTILDATNGLPITGANVEVSVLNSAGAVVASTYSDLSGNYVISGLSPGSYTVSVSAADYRSGSATAAVSANAATTVSLSLFPSPGEIQGRILAQGTSAPIAGAQVNVLDANGSLVDTARTDSQGNFQMSGLGAGHYTVIGSAGGYQSNRTGANVLADTTTSVESLLAMEFGTIKGVIAPAVPGTVVRIFDIQNILIASQLTGEDGTFSLAGVAPETYVVTAAAAGYSVQSVGTVVSAGGTSYVSLSMTPDPAMIAGTVRDTGLTPISNAIIRVLDAGETTLGFGYTDASGAYTIGNLPAGTFTVTATAPGFSNGMVGVTLAPGESETGLGFVLTANPGGISGQIADASAPGTPLVGASILVRSVSAGNVAASTHTDMFGNFVINHLVPGAYTVAASAPGYAARTIGVNVVSGDTTDASSVLFPLPGAVAGVIVNGQGTPVTGSNLNVKLLDNAQVVLQSLLASADGTFSFGNVAPGTYTVLGNAPGYGAGSVGVTVTANAVASATVVLKDLPAVLSGLVMNQATGMGIPGSKVLVTDVRGLLITQVLTDGLGTFQIENLPPQVINVTVSAPYFSSASQSVLLQAGQTSNFQQTLTADPGSLSGTVTDQNTGLPIPGATVIVYDSTRAPVVSVVTDPYGNYSVSHLAPGVYTVNTSAAGFGSDAAGAEIQAGSSSVLSFALVGLPGSIAGTVRDESSGLPIPGAVITVRQGSPSGTIMTILVANDQGSYSTGGLSAGSYTLIATAAEYAAEASTTLVGQGAATVLDFSLPPLPSGVSGEVSDAWVSTPLPNSLVRLLDDNSTILFSSQTDAQGRYMIDGFQAGNYTLLVRQADYQRQNVSFAVEAGATAMVDVQLIPDPGTLRGTVLDAFDGTPLVGVDVIVYFPSTNNLLARTITDGLGHFVIEGLAPLTYTLSISTDRYATQVVGATIFSVTTTVIAVGLPPNPATVTGRVQTDAGTSIPNASVQVKDSHGTLFGSAVTDDLGNYSIGNLPPGTYIVRAMESGFAAAMQTVTVGAGQTVAGLTLTMAALPGSLAGSVIDQVTGLSISGAAVAIQLYANGQFVSNTVTNNEGQFLVAGLPEGMYNVIASADGYGTTYRTVSVLGGQTATKTVGMLPLAGDISGSVLLPDGAQAQGNNIQLALFDANRVRLQNILAQPDGTFRFVNVAPGTYTVQGMIPGIGMGSAQAVVLADQTTFITIRLSATGSITGAVRSSATGLPIAGAVVRVQARQSPVGIVATVQTDGQGRYIVPDLAPGSYLVVVSAPGYAAEAAVATVETGATTVLDFLLRVQLAVGYVRVRSC; this is encoded by the coding sequence ATGGCCTACCCTGCAGACAACCAGTTCATCCCCTTTTCTCTTGGCGGAGTACCGTTCGGCGATGTGCCCAACGATGAGTCTCCGGGAAGTGCGGACATCGTCGGCGATGCGACGTTTCCGGCGGTGTTTCTGGCCTACGACGGCACTACCCTGTACTTTCGGATGCGCGTCAACGAAGACCCCCGGAATTCCCAAAAGACAGGGTTTCAGAACTTTGCCTGGGGATATCTGATCAACACAAACGGTGTAGCAGGAACGTACCAGTGGATGCTCGGCGTACAAGGACTGCGCAACCGGATTGCCTTGATACAGAATACGATAGTCCAAGCCAACTCCTGGAACGACCCAGCCGAAGGGACCGATGGAAACGGTACGCCGAACTGGCAGTCGCCGATTATCAACTTTGATACGGCGCGGGTAAGGCTGACGGGCGACGGTTCCAATTTCGGCGGAACGCCGGATTATTTCATCGACCTGGTGATGCCGGCAGCGGCATTCCTTTCCACTTTGTCGATCAATACATTGACTTCGCTGCGCTTCATCCCGTTTTCTTCTGCGAACGACAACAACTACAACAAGGATTCGCTGCGGGCGAGCGAAGGCTTTGCCTTTACAGCGGCCTTCAGCAATCCCGGTACGGTTGCGGTCAGCGACGTCCGTGCGGGTCTGGCAATCGACAAGCAGCTGACAGGAGGGCCTGGCAACGTCACGACGGGCCAGGTCTCCCAGTGGACAGGAAGCATCGTCGTGTCAAATCCGGGGAAAAGCCAGGCAAACAATGTGGTGGTAAACGATCTGATCGAGCTCGACCAAATCACGGCTATTACCGTGAACAGCGCGAGTACCGGGTCGGTTGTCTACAATCCGCTGACAAAGGTCCTCAGCTGGACACTCGGCAATGTGGCGGCAGGTGCGACAGCAACGCTAGCGTTTACCGTGAGCGGCATCTACACCAATTCTTCCGGAGGGACTCGAAGCCTCGACACGGCTATGGTCTCCGGATTGGACAGCTTTTCGGGAGGAAAGATCGCGCCGGTCCAAGACCAGATTTTCCTGAACGTCATTGCGTCAGGAAGTATCGCGGGGGTCGTCCTCGATCAAGCGACGAATTTTCCGCTGGCCGGTGCCACGGCGGAGCTGTTCGACAGCAGTCTCGCTCTTGTGGGAACGACCACCTCCAATGCCGATGGGGCCTATTCCTTTGCGGGGCTGACTCCGGCTACCTACTCCTTGGCGGTGTCGCTTCCCACCTATGACCAAAAGATTCAAATCGCGACGGTGTCTTTGGGCCAAACCACCCATGCGACCGTCCTGCTGTCTCCGACCCCGGGGAGTATAGCGGGAACGGTGACAATTCAGGGAGCGGCCCCTATCGCGGGTGCATTAGTCAAGCTGGTTAACGGCGCGGGTGTCACGGTCTCGCAGGTGGCGACCGGGGCTTCCGGGACGTACCAGTTCGCTGGCATAGCGCCCGGAGCCTATACGGTAACGGTCAGTGCGGATGCGTGCCAATCGAATTCTGCTGCAGTCAATGTCGGCAAAGCCCAATCAACGACGCACGATGTCGTGCTGCAGCCGTTGCCTGCCCAACTGTCCGGAGCCGTGACCGGACCCGGCAACGTCCCGGTCGTTGGCGCACTTGTAGAAGTCCTCAGCCAATCGGGAATGCCGGTGACGGAAGCTGCGACGGATGGCACAGGGGCCTACCTGTTGAACAAGCTGACGGCGGGGGTGTATCAAGTGCGGGCAAGCGCCGCTGGGTTCTCCGCTCAGTACGCAGGCGTCTCACTGGTCCCTGGGGATGCGAAAATTCTTTCGTTTCGCTTGTCTGCTCTCCCAGGGACGGTCAGCGGAACCGTCACGGACGGGGAGACATCTGCGGATCTGGCATTCGCCAGCGTCAAGGTTGTAACGACCGGTGGTGTAATAGTAGGCAGTACCTTGACGGACATCAATGGGGAGTACACCCTTTCCTCTATTCCCCCAGGTTCTTATGCGCTAGTAGTTGTTGCACAAGGATACGCCAGTAAAACGGTAGGAATCCAGGTATCTGCGGGAGGCACGACTCAGGCTGACCTGGCGCTGGAATTTTTGGCAGGAGTTTTGAGCGGAACGATGACGGACACCGCGATGAATCCGATCGCGAATGGGACGGTGACGGTTTCCAAGGGGGCGGTTCCGATTGCCCATGCCTTGACGGATGCAGCGGGCGGCTTTTCTTTTCCCCATCTTGCACCGGATTCCTACTTGGTAACGGCCAACGCTGATACGTTTGCTACCGTGACTCTGGGGGCTACCATCTATCCGATGCAGATGACGATTTTGAGCATGGTCCTTCTTTCTACGGCGGGGGCGTTGGCGGGGCAGGTCGTAGACAGCTCCGGCCAGCCCATCCAGGGAGCGCTTGTGACTGTCCGGGAAAATGTGCCCGGAGGTCCAGTCGCGGCGAGTGTGCTGACGGACGGCAACGGGCAATACGGAGTGCCGGGGTTGCTGCCGCAATCGTATGCGGTCATGGTTTCTGCCGCCGATAAAGCGACCTACGTGACAGCAGCCGTGATCCAATCCGGAGCAACGACGACATTGAATGCCCAGCTGGCCGATTTGCCCGGATCCATTTTCGGCACGATCCTCGATGCAACGAACGGTCTGCCGATCACAGGGGCGAATGTGGAGGTGAGTGTCCTCAACAGCGCTGGAGCGGTAGTTGCGTCCACATACAGCGATCTGTCGGGCAACTACGTCATTTCCGGGCTTTCGCCTGGCAGCTATACCGTGTCGGTAAGCGCTGCGGATTACCGAAGCGGCAGCGCAACGGCAGCTGTTTCGGCAAATGCGGCCACGACCGTTTCCCTATCCTTGTTCCCCAGTCCCGGCGAGATTCAAGGGCGTATCTTGGCACAAGGAACATCGGCGCCAATTGCGGGGGCGCAAGTGAATGTTCTGGACGCCAACGGCTCGCTTGTAGACACCGCCAGGACGGACAGCCAAGGGAATTTTCAGATGTCCGGGCTGGGAGCCGGCCATTACACGGTCATCGGTTCTGCCGGCGGCTACCAGTCCAATCGCACGGGCGCCAACGTTTTGGCCGATACGACCACCTCGGTAGAGAGCTTGCTTGCCATGGAGTTCGGGACGATCAAGGGTGTGATCGCTCCTGCGGTTCCGGGTACCGTCGTGCGAATTTTCGATATCCAAAATATCCTCATCGCTTCTCAATTGACCGGGGAGGACGGGACGTTTTCGCTTGCGGGAGTAGCACCCGAAACTTATGTAGTGACGGCTGCTGCGGCCGGTTATTCTGTCCAGTCGGTGGGTACGGTCGTCTCCGCCGGCGGAACGTCTTACGTGTCGCTGAGCATGACCCCCGACCCTGCTATGATCGCGGGGACGGTACGAGACACCGGACTTACGCCAATCAGCAATGCGATCATCCGCGTATTGGACGCAGGCGAAACGACATTGGGGTTTGGCTATACAGATGCATCTGGTGCGTATACGATCGGCAATCTCCCTGCGGGGACCTTTACCGTGACGGCGACGGCGCCAGGGTTTTCAAATGGAATGGTCGGGGTGACCCTCGCACCGGGGGAAAGCGAGACGGGCCTTGGCTTCGTCCTCACAGCCAATCCGGGGGGAATCAGCGGTCAAATTGCAGATGCCTCCGCCCCGGGTACCCCGCTCGTCGGCGCGTCCATCCTCGTTCGCTCTGTCAGCGCCGGAAATGTTGCAGCCTCGACCCATACAGATATGTTTGGCAATTTCGTGATCAATCATCTTGTGCCAGGAGCCTATACGGTGGCAGCTAGCGCCCCCGGTTATGCGGCAAGAACGATTGGCGTCAATGTGGTTAGCGGAGATACGACAGACGCAAGCAGCGTTCTGTTTCCCCTGCCCGGAGCTGTCGCGGGTGTCATCGTAAACGGACAGGGGACTCCTGTCACCGGGAGCAATCTAAACGTCAAGCTGCTGGATAATGCCCAAGTAGTCCTGCAAAGCCTGCTGGCAAGCGCAGATGGCACGTTTTCCTTCGGCAATGTAGCTCCCGGAACGTATACGGTACTGGGAAACGCCCCCGGGTACGGAGCCGGGAGCGTCGGAGTGACAGTAACGGCGAATGCCGTCGCCAGCGCTACGGTCGTCCTGAAGGATCTTCCTGCTGTCCTGTCCGGACTCGTGATGAATCAGGCAACGGGTATGGGGATCCCCGGCAGCAAAGTGCTTGTGACTGATGTGCGGGGCTTGCTGATTACCCAAGTGCTTACGGACGGTCTAGGGACATTCCAAATCGAGAATCTGCCTCCCCAAGTGATCAATGTCACGGTCTCTGCTCCCTATTTTTCGTCTGCCTCCCAGTCGGTGCTCCTGCAAGCGGGGCAAACGTCCAACTTCCAGCAAACATTGACAGCAGATCCGGGCAGCCTGTCCGGCACCGTTACCGACCAAAATACAGGCTTGCCCATCCCAGGTGCTACCGTGATTGTGTACGACAGCACACGAGCGCCGGTCGTCTCGGTAGTGACGGATCCGTACGGGAATTATTCGGTGAGCCATCTGGCCCCTGGCGTGTACACGGTGAATACGAGTGCAGCAGGATTCGGGAGCGATGCAGCGGGTGCCGAAATACAGGCAGGGAGCTCTTCTGTCCTAAGCTTTGCCCTGGTCGGATTGCCGGGGAGCATTGCCGGCACGGTACGGGATGAAAGCTCTGGACTGCCAATCCCGGGAGCGGTCATAACGGTCAGGCAAGGAAGCCCTTCGGGTACGATCATGACGATTCTCGTGGCGAATGATCAAGGCAGCTATTCAACCGGCGGTCTGAGTGCGGGAAGCTACACGCTGATCGCCACTGCCGCTGAGTATGCGGCCGAGGCTTCCACGACGCTGGTTGGTCAGGGAGCTGCGACCGTGCTGGATTTCTCTCTGCCGCCTTTGCCGTCCGGCGTTTCGGGCGAGGTCAGTGACGCATGGGTCAGCACTCCCTTGCCAAACTCGCTGGTCCGTCTTCTCGACGACAACAGCACCATTCTTTTTTCTTCCCAGACGGATGCACAGGGCAGGTACATGATCGACGGATTTCAGGCTGGGAATTACACCTTGCTTGTCCGCCAAGCAGATTACCAACGCCAGAACGTCTCTTTTGCGGTGGAGGCGGGGGCGACCGCGATGGTAGATGTCCAGCTGATCCCCGACCCGGGAACACTCCGGGGGACAGTCTTGGATGCGTTTGACGGAACACCGCTGGTAGGAGTCGACGTGATTGTCTACTTTCCGTCCACCAACAATTTGCTGGCGCGGACCATCACGGACGGACTGGGGCATTTTGTGATCGAAGGATTGGCTCCGCTGACCTACACGCTGTCGATCAGCACGGACCGTTACGCGACGCAAGTAGTGGGAGCGACGATCTTTTCGGTTACCACCACGGTCATCGCAGTGGGCCTTCCACCCAACCCGGCTACGGTCACGGGACGCGTGCAAACTGACGCAGGGACTTCCATCCCCAATGCGTCCGTGCAGGTAAAAGATTCGCACGGGACACTGTTCGGGAGCGCAGTCACCGACGATCTCGGCAACTATTCGATAGGCAATCTCCCGCCGGGCACCTACATCGTCCGTGCGATGGAAAGCGGCTTCGCTGCAGCCATGCAGACCGTGACCGTCGGGGCAGGACAGACGGTCGCGGGACTCACGCTGACGATGGCTGCGCTGCCGGGAAGCCTGGCCGGATCGGTCATCGATCAGGTGACCGGACTTTCCATCTCGGGAGCTGCGGTAGCCATTCAGCTCTATGCCAACGGTCAATTCGTCTCCAATACGGTTACGAATAACGAAGGGCAATTCCTTGTCGCCGGTCTGCCGGAAGGAATGTACAACGTCATCGCCAGCGCGGATGGTTACGGGACCACCTACCGTACGGTTTCCGTACTCGGCGGCCAGACTGCTACTAAAACGGTAGGGATGCTGCCGCTGGCTGGGGACATCTCGGGGAGCGTGCTGCTTCCTGACGGGGCCCAGGCGCAAGGCAACAACATTCAGCTCGCCTTGTTCGATGCAAACCGTGTGCGCCTGCAGAACATCCTGGCGCAGCCGGACGGCACGTTCCGTTTTGTCAACGTAGCTCCAGGTACGTACACGGTCCAAGGGATGATACCCGGGATCGGGATGGGAAGCGCCCAAGCCGTCGTGCTGGCCGATCAGACGACGTTTATCACCATTCGCCTGTCTGCGACGGGGAGCATCACAGGAGCCGTTCGCTCGTCGGCCACAGGATTGCCCATTGCGGGAGCGGTCGTGCGTGTGCAAGCAAGACAGTCGCCGGTAGGGATCGTGGCGACCGTGCAAACGGACGGCCAGGGGCGGTATATCGTCCCCGATCTTGCCCCAGGCAGCTATCTGGTCGTCGTCAGTGCCCCCGGCTATGCAGCAGAAGCTGCTGTGGCAACTGTCGAGACAGGAGCGACTACCGTGCTGGATTTTCTTTTGCGGGTTCAGCTTGCTGTTGGCTACGTACGAGTAAGATCCTGTTAG
- a CDS encoding DUF1516 family protein → MGTALLKAHVGSWELAFVLLIVGYILYRAGKTTVAKVLHMLLRLMMVIILVTGLWMLFQFHTSDVYYYVKGLLAIVSFGLIEMTMGKARRNEGSIGFFIGALIVMVAVIMLGYRVFG, encoded by the coding sequence TTGGGTACTGCGTTGTTGAAAGCGCATGTCGGAAGCTGGGAGCTCGCCTTTGTCCTCTTGATCGTCGGGTACATCCTGTATCGCGCCGGCAAAACCACAGTGGCAAAAGTTCTTCACATGCTGCTTAGGCTCATGATGGTCATCATTCTCGTTACCGGCTTGTGGATGCTGTTCCAATTCCATACCAGCGATGTGTATTACTATGTAAAAGGACTGCTCGCCATCGTATCGTTCGGCCTCATCGAAATGACGATGGGCAAAGCACGCAGGAATGAAGGCAGCATCGGCTTTTTCATCGGGGCGCTCATCGTAATGGTCGCCGTCATCATGCTCGGATATCGCGTGTTTGGGTAA